A portion of the Oxynema aestuarii AP17 genome contains these proteins:
- a CDS encoding Npun_F0813 family protein, producing MFILKRQDVEISGIVHPKTGQQIPILNYQGQTFRLINVFSAQQAEEARAFWRDLTDNRGKACVLLEEPDRYSVWGKIRLDQADDPQNSGVAASPLYTQACLLLLQAVYFDIEDLLGTRQAGSFEKEIGQVFQKWRFPQADSTASVNNLLNMDPLGGAQVPSWQEHHLNTLLQELHRLGKEYFGNESFTERAIDVLQDMPDNERKQFTEWLNQSPLGQLWSTS from the coding sequence ATGTTTATTCTGAAACGGCAGGACGTTGAAATCTCTGGAATCGTACACCCGAAAACGGGTCAACAGATTCCAATCCTTAATTATCAGGGTCAGACCTTTCGCCTGATTAACGTGTTTAGCGCACAGCAGGCGGAAGAAGCTAGAGCTTTCTGGAGAGATCTGACAGATAACCGTGGCAAAGCTTGCGTGCTACTCGAAGAACCCGATCGATATAGTGTTTGGGGCAAAATTCGTTTAGATCAAGCCGACGATCCTCAAAATAGCGGTGTTGCCGCTTCCCCTTTATATACCCAAGCCTGTCTGCTGCTATTGCAGGCGGTTTATTTCGATATTGAAGATTTACTCGGAACACGACAGGCGGGGTCATTTGAGAAAGAGATCGGTCAGGTCTTTCAAAAATGGCGCTTTCCTCAAGCCGACTCTACGGCAAGCGTCAATAATTTACTCAATATGGATCCTCTGGGGGGGGCGCAGGTGCCTTCTTGGCAAGAACACCATCTCAATACGCTGTTACAAGAACTCCACCGTCTCGGTAAAGAGTATTTTGGGAACGAAAGCTTTACCGAACGCGCGATCGATGTCCTGCAAGACATGCCGGATAACGAGCGCAAGCAATTCACCGAATGGCTCAATCAGTCGCCATTAGGCCAGCTTTGGTCAACGTCGTGA
- a CDS encoding transposase, whose protein sequence is MTSRKLSDSDKQDILELYRQPGETTLTLASRYGVSSSTISRILKSSLSQKEYEALIQQKRSGRSSQNNAASSSEGTSREMPTSTPTRRGSSPSLRKDAPIDRRIRKRTTVGAEESDDDRDLGTQLELDSLWSDRDDDESPDRYSDSETSTLKEMLGEDVLDDDDLDDDDDDLDDDDEDLEEDYAEELRLRQRHDRPRSAFVEVIPLAEAQLPKICYLVIDRGAELITRPLKDFSELGNIPAQEVQEKTLPVFDNHRVARRFSARNQRVIKVPDGKMLQKTSSYLQEKGITRLLFDGQVYSL, encoded by the coding sequence ATGACTTCTCGAAAACTTTCTGATTCTGACAAACAGGATATCCTCGAACTCTACCGACAACCGGGGGAGACCACGTTGACGTTGGCCAGTCGTTACGGGGTCAGCAGTTCGACGATCAGCCGCATTCTCAAAAGCAGTTTGTCACAGAAAGAATACGAAGCGCTCATCCAGCAAAAACGTTCCGGGCGTTCTTCTCAAAATAATGCGGCTAGTTCGAGTGAAGGAACGAGCCGGGAAATGCCCACTTCTACCCCGACACGCCGGGGATCGAGTCCGTCTCTACGCAAGGACGCCCCCATCGATCGCCGCATCCGCAAGCGCACGACGGTCGGCGCCGAGGAGTCCGACGACGATCGCGATTTGGGAACTCAATTGGAACTCGATAGTCTGTGGAGCGATCGCGATGACGACGAATCCCCCGATCGCTATTCCGACAGCGAAACCAGTACCCTCAAAGAAATGCTCGGGGAAGACGTTCTCGACGACGACGATCTCGACGACGACGACGACGATCTCGACGACGACGACGAGGATTTAGAGGAGGATTACGCGGAAGAACTCCGCTTGCGTCAACGACACGATCGCCCGCGCAGCGCCTTTGTCGAAGTGATCCCCCTCGCGGAAGCCCAATTGCCGAAAATTTGCTATCTCGTGATCGATCGCGGCGCCGAGTTGATTACCCGACCGTTGAAAGATTTTTCCGAATTGGGCAATATCCCCGCCCAGGAGGTGCAAGAAAAAACCCTCCCGGTGTTCGACAATCACCGCGTCGCCCGTCGTTTTTCCGCCCGCAACCAACGGGTGATCAAGGTTCCCGATGGTAAGATGCTGCAAAAAACGAGCAGTTATTTGCAAGAAAAGGGAATCACCCGCTTGTTATTTGACGGACAGGTTTATTCTCTCTAG